A segment of the Salminus brasiliensis chromosome 1, fSalBra1.hap2, whole genome shotgun sequence genome:
ctTTATGGTAAGAGGAGCTGATAGAAGGAGTTCTTTCCAAATCAGGCATGGTTTTGTATATCCATTGTATATGTATATCCATCCTAATTTTGTAATTCTAACTGTGTATAACTGTAATACATTTCTGTAGAAAGCATTTCACATCCAAACACTCTGAATGAATGACCTGTCTACTCATTAATCTTTTAATTATGCATAGAATTACCAATTCAGAAGATCCCCCTTTACTATCCAGGTGCTTCTAAAGACCTTCatctttacattacattagggTGGAGGTAAGCTATAAAGGCTGTTGGATGTTTTAGAGCCTGCGGTTTATCTTTGTAGAATTTTCTGCTcatattattgatttatttatttcaggaTGGCTGAACCACCCCAGTCATGTGACTGTTTTGTGTCTCTGCCGCCGGGATCTAAATATGATCATGTGATATTTGGTAAGAATTCAGACAGACCAAGGGATGAGGTGCAGGAAGTGGTTTACTACCCTGCTGCCTCACATGGCCCTGGAGCCACAGTGGAGGTGAGTGGTCCACTTTTACCTACTTTCTTGTAGATGCAGATTCTGCAattggttattttattttattttattttatttatttttttagcagtgccatagaagaaccatcttttggttctactgaaaaccatgtttgtaatagagctgtatgagtgtgaagaatctctGAATTGGTTAAGAAATAGCATTGCTCCAATATATACAATTTTGCTGAATATATGGCCACTTCATGGTCTGTATGCTTTGCTGATATGCTTTGCTGTGCTATGGCGTAGTCAATGGTTTTGCAAAATTGGGTTTATGTATTAACTTCCCCATACTTGCCCTTTGTACTTTTACTCGTAAACAAAAGTGTGTTGCTGGACTAGGTTAAAAATTGAAGCCTGTTGGCCACTGGACACTAGAAGAGTGAGATAATCAATCTGTAAATAGTGAACCTGTagagtgtttttttccccagtaTACTCTGATTTGATGCTTTTCTATCATACAGGTAATTAGCACTGACGGTTGTTCCACTAAACTTACTGAAAGAACCGAAATCACACTGGCTGCAGTGTTTCTGTGAAACAGTGTTTCTGAAACAGTGTTTCTGTTTCTACAGAAAAgcatattttctttgttctttccAGTGCACGTACATTTCAATCCCACAAGCAGAGCACACCAATGCAGTGGTGCTGAGCAGGCCTGCCTGGCTATGGGGAGCTGAGATGGGGGCTAACGAACACGGGGTGTGTATTGGGAATGAGGCAGTCTGGACCCGCGAGCCTGTGAGTCCAGAGGAAGCTCTGCTAGGCATGGATCTTGTGCGGTGAGTTCTGCAGAGCTTCAGGCAACGACACTCAATTATGCTTAAATATTGCAGAGGTGGGTAAATATACATCCTATGCATCCTGCCCAAagacttttattggtgtagcatggtgtaATTGCCCTGGTAGAGAATCGAACCTCAGTCTGCCATATAGAGAATAGGGGTGTTATCCATTACACAATACCAACTGTTCTGAACTCCACTGATCCAGAATCTCTGTGAGATTAGACGAAGTATAACAATGAATAGGCCACCAGTGTTGCACTGTCAGTGGTTTGGCAGGACCTAGACAGCATATACACTCTATCTGGTGTTATGTTGTGCTTGGAGGTTGTGAACAGTGTATAAATTTGATGTACTCTGTGTGCTTAGGCTGGCTCTGGAACGGGCAGACAGTGCGTGGGCTGCCCTGAGCGTGATCACTGACCTGCTAGAGCAGCATGGTCAGGGTGGGGCCTGCAGGGAGGACCCGGAACACTTCAGCTACCACAACACATTCCTGCTCGCTGACCGTGAGGAGGCCTGGGTCCTGGAGACCGCTGGGAAACTGTGGGCCGCTCAGAAAATCACAGGTCTGATCCTGATGCTGATGCAGTCACTGGTGTTGTGAAAGAGTGTAGGACTCTCATAAGAGGTTTTCAGAAGAAGTGAAGGAGGTGTCTATTAACCAGATATTATTTGAGTGGTGAATCATTATCAGCACTGCAGAGACTTCAAATATGAAGCTGGCATGGTGTTGCTCGGGTTTAAAACATTTTGCAGTCAGTGCTGGATTGAAAGTTTCCTGAAAGTTATCTGATAAAGTCATTTTCACCTGTAGTCTCTGGGCAGGCTATTACAGACTAAAGATCTAGTGACATCAActcaataaaaaagaaatggtATGATTACACACATAATTGCAAATTTGGTTTGCTTTAAGCCACATCTTGAGTTTATATctaaaacctaaatctaaatcaTTCTCTGATTGAGAAAACTTTGTCTTGCCCAAACTACGTCTATACTAGTACAACTAGGTAGGTGTGCCTGatacagtggccagtgagtatgaGTGCTTCATATGATGCTGTTTTAGCCATGTCTAGTTAATGCTGCATCTTTGCTCTGTCAGAGGGAGTCAAGAACATCTCTAACCAGCTGACGATAGGCACGGAGATCTCTGCTGAGCACCCGGAGCTGCGCAGTGTGGCTCAGTCTCAGGGCTGGTGGAGTGGGGAGGGAGAGTTTAGCTTCACTGCTGCCTTTAGCCCAGACAACCCCCCTGCCAGAATGGAGCTGGCCAAGCAGCGCTATAAGGGAGGCACAGCCCTGCTTCAGGAGCATGATGGTGAGTGAGCTGTTTGTGGAGTGAGATGTTGTGGAGTTCATAATGGTACATAATGACAATAAATTGCTCTCAGAATCTGGAAACATTGAAGTAAGATCCTGAGTGTTAAGTGGGATATAGTACTCCTGTAAAGGCCTAAGTGAAAAGCTCAAGTAGCAACAGAATGATAGTTAAGCCTCAGTTGGGAATCTGGCGTTAAAACGTTTTTATATGTTTACAAACGACTGTATGCAGGAAGGGTGAACAGTACAGTTCTGAAACtgtgctgccccctgctgttaAGATGTTTGCTATTGCAGTCTTGTATTCTGATGCACTGTGGACCAAATTTACAGCGCAAGAAGAGAACTATGCCTAGAAAAAAAATGTCCAATGGTTAATTACCATTGGCACCACAGTTTAGTCCAAGTCTAGGTGTAATCAATGTCCCAGAAAATGTCCACAAGTTTAAGAGAATTTGCCCCCCGCCCCACCTTTTCTGCTGTAACAATTTCAGAAAAGGTTTTACGCTAGatgttagaacattgctgtgagactTTGATTGCAATTAGatacaggagcattagtgagatcattTGTGGGAACTaattttggatgatcacaaaCTCCTTCCAAAAGCAGATCTTCTGCTTCAGGGCCCaatactgggggctttataccccgctACCTGATGCCAGCATTGGTCATGAGGATCCAAAGCTAATGTGCAGCAGCTCTGGAGCTTCTAATTTTAATGGCAATCCTTTTCTGTGAAGATTATAAAAAGCTCTGTGTGCAACTTCTGTGTCCACATCTATGTCAGAAATAGGCGCATCTTAATGCAGTTAAAATTTGAACATGTAGTGGACAACGCATATTAATCCTGTGTATGGACTAAATTGTATGTTTATAGGCTCGGTGACAGCAGAGGTGATGATGAACATCCTGAGGGACAAGCCCAGCGGCATTTGCATGGATTCTGAGGGTTTCCGCACCACAGGTAGTATGGTGTCCATCCTCCCCCGAGACGCCACCATGCCCTGTATCCACTTCTTCACTGCCACCCCTGACCCTTCCAGGTAGGTCCTGCAAAGAGACacttaatgtaaaaatgtttctaataatCACTAGTTAGTATTATTACAAATTATGTAGAGATTTTGTAAGATCCCGTAGATCTAGTAGATGCAAATATCAAAGAAATGTATCTTGTTACATTGAAACAAAGGACAGCCTCCATCATTACATTTATTTGCACAAGTATTTAAAGcttatgtatattttatctaTGAAATGTAGCGTGGTTGTGCTTTGTAGTTAATGACATCGTATTGCTTGAGGTTGGGTTCCAGGATTGATATCATTGATACATGATACATATTGCTAAGAAATCCACAATAAATAACGTCATGAGGAGTGAATGGCATTTAGTGTATGAATCTGTCTTACCATAGCATTTCTAAACCTGCAGGTCTGTTTTCAAGCCATTTATCTTCTCTGAGAGCATGAGCCCGGTCACTTTGGTGATGTCTCCACAGTACGGCCCAGACGATCCCGTGAGAACACAGCCTCGATTCCAGAACAAGGTGGACAGGAAGCATGAGCTTTACAAAGCCCACCAAGCAGCGCTGGAGGCAAGTCCGGTGAGGTTAATAGAAAAGAGTTCCACAGTATTTTGGGGGCTTATTTGATTCTGATATGGTTTTAGCTGGATAATACTGCATGTCTACTTGTACTAACTTGTAGTAATGGTTGTACGTAGGCCTATAGCCTAGATGAAGCCTGTCAATTGTGATAAGAACCATCTTTTGTCATTTTGATCTGTGGAATCATAGAATTTGTCAACcgtttttaagaaaaaaaaaacctatgcagttttcacaaagattttgacattcaccagtgttgtcctgtttgggatttgttcagtttacaaggACAATGGGACCCATCATTATTCATTCAATTCTGctgtttaaaaacacaccataaaTCTGACATTTTTTGCTAGGACCTTTCGCAAGAACTATTCAAGAATTCTTGGGAAAATATTGAATGACTCCCATGACTCCTATATCATTACTGTGCACAAAAGTTGAATGACTATTAAATTATGTTTGTGTGAGTCAGGATGCTGGAGCCTCTCTACAGGAGACTATGCGGTTCTTGGAGTCGCAGTGTCTGCAGGAGATTGAAGCCATGCTCAGGGGGGAGGTGGAGGGCCAGGAGCTTGGAGACCTTTTCTTTGACTGTGTAGACACAGAGATAAAGTTCTACCAGTGAGACACAACAGGTAAATAAACAGATTTGAGCTACACCTCAGTAGTCCACTGCCAGTGCTGAATGACAAAGGCACGTCTGATTGTCTAATTTTGCCATCTTAGCAATGACTGCTTCTCGATCTGTCAAACCAGCAGCTCTTATTTTAACAGTTGAAACTAAAATTTGGATACTTTGACCAGCGGTAAACAGTGCACAGTTGCACAGTGTTGCATGGTGATCTGCCAAACCTTCTGGTGCTGTTGTGGATTTGGGTCTGCCAAACCTGCCCCTGCCAGAGTTCCTTCAGGAACCCACCTTTTTTATACTTTAGGAAACTATACTCACTGACACCCTGGCTTTATTTGCAATTGCTTTAAAGCAAATGCCTGTACTGTTGAGGGTTCTGATAGTatgtctgttttgttttgttaaatgccttttttaatgttaattGCTAATTTTAGGCAAATTGAATATATTCAATTTAATACAGACAGAGTAACAGCAAACACCTGAACTGTTTGTATCAACCTTTAGATCTTAATTACCCTCAATTAGACCCTTTTATAACTCTTACCTTTCCATTTAAGATTATTCATGGGACTTAAACTGTATACATGCCAATAAAAACTAGAAAAATAAGGGAATTCTAAATCCTATATGCTATACAGTCGAACACACGACATGGGTCATAGACGTAGGTCTAACATGTTGTTGATGAGCTATCACACGACAGACATCCATGCATACATTACAATATGTGCAACAGAATTGGTCAATTACAGCGGCCAAGAAAGGATGCATTTACGGAGCGTAGATAAAGGTCAATTCAGGACTAGACAGTTAATCTGTTCTTATTTAATCtaataaaatagtaataataataataataatacaatgtcACTGACTTTATTTAGTAATGTGCTGACGTTTCTGCTGTGTTGCAGTTGTCTTGTGAATGTCGCTAGTGCTTGCTGATCTGCCTGGAGAGGGACGGGCCCCGGAGCACAGGTTCCTGTCTGCTCCCATCCACCTCTCTTAGTTCCCCTGACGCTGTGCAACACATTGTGATGTCCATGCCACATTAACCGTAACTGTATAAAACAGAAATTAGATGTTCATGTGAGTTGAGCACCATAATCATGTGTAATTGTCGCACAGGGCGGTTGTATATGCACCACATTAATGAAAATGTGATAGATTACTGAGGTGTGTATGTAGAGCGGTGTGAGAAGAGTTTGGTGGAGAAACACTCTGATCATTCCTGCGTAAGTGCAGTGAGGGTTCAGCTGCCCAGCTGGTCCTCCAAGGAGAAAGTCAATAAAGGTTTAATGAgtttaatgttttgtttgtcACCTTGATTTGTTCTGCTTAACACAATAATGTCCAAATAGGACATTTTCATTtccactggtgtgtgtgtcctctgaaTACACTTCCCaagacattttttttcatcagaACAAGGTCTATGGTATTTTACCTTGACAAATAGATCAACTAATTCTTCATGTATCTCACCATTTGTTAAATATATCCAGATGTGCAGTTCTGTGGTCAGACACATTGACGGACTCCTTTAAGCTAAACTCTGACACAAATTGTGCATGGCAACATATAGTTAGTCTCCAATCTTCCATCAACAATTAGGGTTGACATTTAGATACTGCTGAGGATTTTTGGAATAAAGGGCCTAGTAATTATGTtcttatatataatgtattactTTAGTTTAATATGTTGCCCCAAATATCTCCCAATTAACAGGAAGAGGTGGATAGGAAGATAtggacatatatatgtatatgtgctaattactgtaattacatAACTACTGTACATAATTACTGTAATTGCTGTTAAATACGTAACTGTATTCTATCATAATACTGTAGTActgccctgctgaaaaatccagttCGAGCTGGATCCAGCTTTTTCTTCAGATGTTCTATGCTGGCCTTTAATGGTCAAGATGGCTGACTTGACCGTTATGATCAAAACATACCTATACTGGGAAGTCAGCTTGTCAGCATGCATAACGTATGGttttatttgagtttgagaTGGATTAGCTGGCCTACCATCATATGTTTCACTAGGTTGACAGTTGAACGTTTGGTCAAGCTCAACGTGGGTGGACCAGCTTGGCCACAATGGTTGATTAtcctggtcaggttggtcaggtTGGTCGACTACCTAAACCATCgaatgaaaaaagaaatatgtaacctatgctggtcaaccagcctgaGCTGAGAGAGCTtgagagctaagctggtcaacatGATTGATTATCCTGTCATGTTAgtggaccagctaaaccattcaatgaaaaaaaaaaataggtaaCCTGTGCTGGTTGAGAGCAAAGTTGGTCAAGCTGATTGATCATTTTGATCAGATTGGTCGTGTTGGTCATCAAGCTTGTCCACAATGGTTGATTAtcctggtcaggttggtcaggtTAGTAGACCACCTAAACCATCTAATGAAACAAGAAATATGTGACCTATGCTGTTTAAGAgataagctggtcaaccagcctgTGCTGAGAGAGCTtgagagctaagctggtcaacctgATTGATTATCCTGGTCATGTTAGTGGACCAGCTAAACCGtctaatggaaaaaaaacatcaatagcttccctgtgctggtcaagagctaagctggtcaagcaGGGCTGCTCTGTTGCTGTGGGTAAACTCCCTGCCAGAAGGTGTCGTTACGAGAAGACTGAGGGAACCTCTTCTCGTCTTGTTTGCTTTGACCGTCATCGTCACCGACATGGCGGACGAGATGGATGTTGTTGACATCGAGGGGGACGAATGTGGTGCAGATGAAGGGTAAAGATGCCTCTGAACATGTCACCGTTCCtctgaggagcagagagagatcTGTGTGCTGTCTGTGGTGTGGTACTGTCATGGCAGGACGGCGCATCGGCGCTAATGCCAGCCTGCATGTTGGCTGAATGAGCAAGAAGCTAATGCAGCTGGCATGACATGTTCATCAGATAGACTGAGCCACACACGGGCAttttgctgtgtgtgtagttaatGTGATAGTTTATGTATTAGACTAATGGCGTTGGCTTgtttatactatactatactatgtttggctagctagctacgtaGCTAGCACCAGCTAGCTAGCTCCCCTGTCAGTGTCCTGTTGCTCCCGTGTAGCTAGATGATAACGGTCAGCCAACGTGCTTAGCACCATTCATTAAAGACGCTTTTTAAATGATCAGACCTGCAGTTATTTTTCAGCTGTATTTCAGTTTTGGTGAGGATGTTCTTATCTGCAGTTTTGGGCTGTATTTCCAGTGATCTGACTGGAGTTACTGGAGCAATGATCCTACAGGATCAGTACTTGCAGTCAGCGTGGAGGACCGACACAGCTATCTTGGTAAGGTGTCCAGTAACCAGTACAGTCAGTACAGTGTATTTATTTAGCTTTGCAccagtttttttattatgtggATGCTCGAATTTAGAGAACAATAAAACTTTAAGGAACCCCCACATAATGGAAATGATGTTCATTGGAGCAAATCTTAATTTGGTGTAGAAGCTTTAGTGATAGTCTCTAGTGTTGACCTGCCTGTaccggcacttacacacagtatcagcAATAGAGCACAGATACCATAAAGCTTACTGATGCcctacattttatatattttattattatttttttttacacatatatatttatatatatatagaaaccagTAAAAgacagtcataaatagttattaccattaaacagacatttaatggaacttttacAGCACTTTTTGAATCCAATAGTTGAACAATAGTTGAACTCTGAACACtgattaaaaagctgtttggtgaagttTATCAAGGttatgcttccctacctgcAAGTGTTTCTGTATTGTgccaatttttattttttcatagctcttttcaaacttttcaaatgtgctcaACCACTTACTCAACCAGTAgatgctgttctttcaagcttattagatcttatttggaaaaaaatatatatatttaacagtaCAACCTCTAgaaagtggaacactataaatattaGGATTTATATAGCCGAGTAtcaagtatttaagtcagagttagTATCAGTAtgggcagatacttgaaaatctggtatcggtattGTAAAGTGGTACTGGAGCATCCCTAGTTTCAACCTTTTAAAAGGGTCTTGAGGTTCATCCTCCCCACACTCTTTCAAACATATGGCATTGTTTTTAAGAGTTTGGCGCTTTAAGGCTAGTATAACTAACAAATAACAGAAGTCTGTGTCACTTATTTGAGTGAAATGTAGACATTAACAAAGCAAACCCACGGCACGGTCATTGGCTGTTTTGTGTTAACCTAAATGATCGTTATTAATGTTGATCAGTCAAGATGCTGATGATGACGTTCTCTCTCTTGTCAGCCCTGGACCCTGGACAGCTCAATTAGTGACGAGAACAGAGAGGTCATTGAGAGCATGCTGTTGGAGGAGCAGTATCCTTTATTTTATAGCCATGCTTTCAGAATCCATTGTTGTCTTTATttggattgattgatttatcAAGAGTGTAGGTCTGTATCTTCTTAACAATGATCAGGTATTATTTTGCTGGTAAGAAGGCACCTAAAGTGGCATGGACTGAAGATAAGCCTAAAGTCAAGAAGTAAGTAAGGCAGCAcctctttttttgtcatttaggTTTACATATGTCTGCTTAGACTGCAGAAGCATTTTACTCCAGGAGTCAGTTTACACAATGATGGGCATGCGTCTACAGTGTTTCTGAGAGTAGTGTGACTTTGTGCAGGTCTCCAGTAAAGAGCTCTGGAGCTCCAGCTCGTTGGGCACAAGAGGAGAAGGACCTCTTTGAGAAAGGACtagtatgttgttgttttacttTCCTTTAAACTTTcctatgttttctttttgtttatttgttattattttgttttattttcatttacaaACTGTTAATAATAGTCAAGACTGTTAGAATTGAGGCATATATTTGCTAAACTTAAACTGTTGTGTGGTCTCTAGGCTCAGTATGGGCGGAGGTGGACCAAGATTGCAAAACTAATTGGTACGAGGACTGTTCTTCAGGTGAAGAGCTTTGCCAGGCAGTACTTCAAAAACAAGGTATGGAATTGAAATGTGGACCTCATGTTTTTCCACAAATCCACCAAGCCAGTTGTGCACTTCAGAATATTTGATGTCCAGATCTTTAGAGATTTCAAGCCTTTTCACATATGCCCTGGGTATTTTTACAGTACCATGATTTCTGACTGAAATATTGTATCAGGGAGGGTCTGTagcatttgttttcttaatgaTGGTTGATGGTTAATGGTAGTGGCAGGGAAAATTAGGTATGATTGGTCATTGGCAGAACATTTGGGATGATACCAGACAGAATTCCACCAGTGTTGCTGGTTGTAAGGTGTTTTCACGCTTAAAATAGTAGACCTaggttcattcatttattactttttgttctTCTTATAAGCTTCTTAAAAAATGATCTGTAAAACTGATCTCACATCTGCTTTCCTTTAACTCAAAGGCTAAATCCGAAGGTCCTATTGAAGATTCATCTGCAAAACCACAGAGTTCACTGCTTCACGCCCCGCCCTCTGTATCGCATCCTCCTCCTGTCCAGCCACACCtccctgtgctggccaacactATACGCATCGAACAGCTGTCTGACGATGAGGATGTAGACATCACAGATGACCTCAGTGATGATGCATCCCAGCCAGAGTGCCAGATAGACCAGGTGGATGAGCCCAAAGGTTTTGATCAGCCTCATGACCAAGAAGAGGTTGCTCCAGTAGTGCCCTCTACAGACTCTTCAGTGAAGAAACCACTTTTGAATCCTGGAGAAGTGTCTATTGTATCTGCGGATTTAAGCTCTGAGGTGAACAGCGGCAGCTCTCAGTCAGTGGCAGAGCCAGAACTTGAAGAGCAGAGAGATGCATGCCTTTCTGACACTAGCCCAGAGACATTTACATTGCCTGGAGATGAGAGTTCTGAAGGTATGTGCTTCTCAGTGCATTAACACTGCAGGGCAAAACTATGGACACAGGCAGAGTGTGACGTTTACATTTAACTATtcaggtttttttgttttaaagagtttcaaacatttttatattaacttaaaatattattattattatattgatgACTGTCTCTTAACCTGACCAGTTTTTAATGATGAACAAAATCATGATTCAGTTACTAAAGCCAATTCAGAAGCATCTGAATCTAAGCGTTAGGTATATAGTTAGCAAAATATCAGCAAATGTTTAAACATTAACACACTAGAATAAAATGAAGAATCTCTTTAGTTAAAttcttttgttctgttttgaGAAATACTTTGCTGTTATTGCTATTAAAAATACTATTACTAGtaaatcttatttatttaatcaacTAGTTTACTTTTATAAACAAGTTAGTGGTGCATCCAAATATTTACCCTCTTCTAGGTAGCAGTAGGATTTATGCACCAAATTGGAAATGGTATCTGAATGTTATTGAGTATAATGTTACCAAGTTAAATTTACGTTACATTGCTTACTTGATTAGAAGTAAAATTAAAATAACCCAGGAATATACAGAGCCATCAAAGATTTACTTAAATACACGTTACTACATAAATGTAGCTTTTGCATGTTTATAGGCATTGAAAATAGTAGTAATTGCAGCAGCTGCTTGCATTACtactgttaaaaaaacatttggagCTGTTGAGACCTAAAGCATTGGGTTTCTTTTGCTGTAGACAAGGGTGTGGTAGGATGTGGTTCCTTGGAGGAGACAGAAGATGaccaggaggaagaggaggagctcAAGGCTCCTGAACATGAAGTGACTCTAGACATAAGCACCATCACGGAAGAGGAAAAGCAGGCCATACAAGAGTTCTTTGAGGGCCGTCCATCAAAAACCCCAGAGCGATATCTGAAAATCCGCAACTACATTCTGGATCAGTGGTGGGTCTGCAACTGTAATAAATATGTTACTGTATGTAGAAAATTGTGGTATGTGATGCATGATGCTGTTTGAATTACTAGACGCTCTCTAGTATGAACATCTATGTTAAgctcagtgtttgtgtgtgtgtgtgtgtgtgtgtgtgtgtgtgttgtttctgtTAGGGAGAAGAGTAAACCCAAGTACCTAAATAAGACTTCAGTGCGCCCTGGCTTGAAAAACTGCGGGGATGTGAACTGCATCGGTCGAATACACACTTACCTGGAGCTCATAGGGGCCATCAACTTTAACTGTGGTAAAGCTATAACTCAAATATGTTGCTCTACTCGTTTAGTCTCTATGGACAAGCAGTCACGTTGCTATCATGTCCCATTCATTAAAACCTCTGGACCTTCTTTCATGCCATAGATCAGGCCATCTATAATCGTCCACGGCCGGTGGACCGCTCTCGCCTGAAGGAAAGCAGAGACCGCCTGGAGGCTTATCAGCTGGCTCAAAGATTGCAGTCAATGGTGAGGGAGGCCTCTAGCAGTTACTCTCATACTTTCTTTACCGTGCTGCACTAGTACCATTTCTCAGACTACATCACTGAGCAAACTGCGTATACAATGAATTGCTTAATGGATTGCATCTAACAAGATGTAGGCCAACGTATTAGACATAGAAGCTAGAGATGTTTGTCTTCAGTTGATCATGTGTTTAAGCGGTTTTTGGCCACTATATACTGTTGGGCTCATTTTTGCCTGTTTATCTATCCATCTCTCAGCGCACAAGGAAGCGACGAGTACGGGACATGTGGGGAAACTGGTGTGATGCTAGAGACCTGGAGGGCCAGACATATGAGGTAGTAGAATCACGCCAGGACTGGCCAAGTATTACTTGTATCACTATCATCCAATGAGCACCTTCTAAGCATCCAGCTTCATTAAAATGAGAAATAGTTACttaatttttactgtatttgtatttCAGTGCTATTTTTCAGTAAGTTTTTTAGCACTCCTTTTGCCAAGATAAATGGATTTGTAgaatgtgcttaggtgcctaaaacacAGTCCTGTATAATATCAGTTTCAGTATCACacagtgttgtttaaatttaTGTCTAAAATTTAACTGCCTTTTACACAGTAGGGAACCTACTGTATCTGCTATTTTGTAAGTTCTTAGTTTTCAGTATCCTATACATCATTTCTTATTACCTCCTAATGCTCAAGCTTATTAACCAGTTATTAAGCCTATGACCATTTCAGTAACTACTGACTACAGTGCCACTAATATGCAAGTTATAAGAGTTACCCTTGTAATTCTATGGGTTTAAAGAATGCACGATTACGtctgtggtcagtttctgactaGATATTCAATGTTTTATGTGCTGTTCTTACCCATTAGCACTTGAGTGCAGAGGAGCTGGCCcttagaagagaagagatgaagaAGAGGCAGCCAAGGCCCTGCAAACTCCCTAAACGCGGGTGAgcatgtgtctgtgtctgtcttttgtGAATCAGTCAACCCACT
Coding sequences within it:
- the scrn2 gene encoding secernin-2 isoform X2, yielding MEALRMAEPPQSCDCFVSLPPGSKYDHVIFGKNSDRPRDEVQEVVYYPAASHGPGATVECTYISIPQAEHTNAVVLSRPAWLWGAEMGANEHGVCIGNEAVWTREPVSPEEALLGMDLVRLALERADSAWAALSVITDLLEQHGQGGACREDPEHFSYHNTFLLADREEAWVLETAGKLWAAQKITEGVKNISNQLTIGTEISAEHPELRSVAQSQGWWSGEGEFSFTAAFSPDNPPARMELAKQRYKGGTALLQEHDGSVTAEVMMNILRDKPSGICMDSEGFRTTGSMVSILPRDATMPCIHFFTATPDPSRSVFKPFIFSESMSPVTLVMSPQYGPDDPVRTQPRFQNKVDRKHELYKAHQAALEDAGASLQETMRFLESQCLQEIEAMLRGEVEGQELGDLFFDCVDTEIKFYQ
- the scrn2 gene encoding secernin-2 isoform X1 translates to MEALRMAEPPQSCDCFVSLPPGSKYDHVIFGKNSDRPRDEVQEVVYYPAASHGPGATVECTYISIPQAEHTNAVVLSRPAWLWGAEMGANEHGVCIGNEAVWTREPVSPEEALLGMDLVRLALERADSAWAALSVITDLLEQHGQGGACREDPEHFSYHNTFLLADREEAWVLETAGKLWAAQKITEGVKNISNQLTIGTEISAEHPELRSVAQSQGWWSGEGEFSFTAAFSPDNPPARMELAKQRYKGGTALLQEHDGSVTAEVMMNILRDKPSGICMDSEGFRTTGSMVSILPRDATMPCIHFFTATPDPSRSVFKPFIFSESMSPVTLVMSPQYGPDDPVRTQPRFQNKVDRKHELYKAHQAALEASPDAGASLQETMRFLESQCLQEIEAMLRGEVEGQELGDLFFDCVDTEIKFYQ
- the scrn2 gene encoding secernin-2 isoform X3: MAEPPQSCDCFVSLPPGSKYDHVIFGKNSDRPRDEVQEVVYYPAASHGPGATVECTYISIPQAEHTNAVVLSRPAWLWGAEMGANEHGVCIGNEAVWTREPVSPEEALLGMDLVRLALERADSAWAALSVITDLLEQHGQGGACREDPEHFSYHNTFLLADREEAWVLETAGKLWAAQKITEGVKNISNQLTIGTEISAEHPELRSVAQSQGWWSGEGEFSFTAAFSPDNPPARMELAKQRYKGGTALLQEHDGSVTAEVMMNILRDKPSGICMDSEGFRTTGSMVSILPRDATMPCIHFFTATPDPSRSVFKPFIFSESMSPVTLVMSPQYGPDDPVRTQPRFQNKVDRKHELYKAHQAALEASPDAGASLQETMRFLESQCLQEIEAMLRGEVEGQELGDLFFDCVDTEIKFYQ
- the mysm1 gene encoding histone H2A deubiquitinase MYSM1; its protein translation is MADEMDVVDIEGDECGADEGDLTGVTGAMILQDQYLQSAWRTDTAILPWTLDSSISDENREVIESMLLEEQYYFAGKKAPKVAWTEDKPKVKKSPVKSSGAPARWAQEEKDLFEKGLAQYGRRWTKIAKLIGTRTVLQVKSFARQYFKNKAKSEGPIEDSSAKPQSSLLHAPPSVSHPPPVQPHLPVLANTIRIEQLSDDEDVDITDDLSDDASQPECQIDQVDEPKGFDQPHDQEEVAPVVPSTDSSVKKPLLNPGEVSIVSADLSSEVNSGSSQSVAEPELEEQRDACLSDTSPETFTLPGDESSEDKGVVGCGSLEETEDDQEEEEELKAPEHEVTLDISTITEEEKQAIQEFFEGRPSKTPERYLKIRNYILDQWEKSKPKYLNKTSVRPGLKNCGDVNCIGRIHTYLELIGAINFNCDQAIYNRPRPVDRSRLKESRDRLEAYQLAQRLQSMRTRKRRVRDMWGNWCDARDLEGQTYEHLSAEELALRREEMKKRQPRPCKLPKRGSFDPFQLIPCKNFGEETQEPFRVIVCTEALVVMDVHAHVSMGEVIGLLGGSYDDEEKVLRICAAEPCNSLSTGLQCEMDPVSQTQASELLGDKGHNVVGWYHSHPAFDPNPSLRDIDTQAKYQSYFSRGGAPFIGMIVSPFNPSNASPVSQTTCLLVQEENGPAGTQKHPYKFEYRVSAELPDWTEVMRRAEWVVFKYRESHGCVPMNRLYRRDSSLTCLEKLLVSLKKILTEVPETESETFLVQIETLFITHFIDKQETVHDEAGSSSHLHGPITRSPLHTFSTSEQSDNGAALDFDETCSTEEQSITNASISDKRWSSSPGNQVIPIPVFSEGNEN